In a genomic window of Erigeron canadensis isolate Cc75 chromosome 5, C_canadensis_v1, whole genome shotgun sequence:
- the LOC122600311 gene encoding NHP2-like protein 1 isoform X2, producing the protein MTGEAVNPKAYPLADAQLTITILDLVQQAANYKQLKKGANEATKTLNRGISEFVVMAADAEPLEILLHLPLLAEDKNVPYVFVPSKQALGRACGVTRPVISCSVTSNEGSQLRSQIQQLKDAIEKLLI; encoded by the exons ATG ACAGGAGAAGCAGTAAACCCAAAAGCATACCCATTAGCAGATGCTCAGCTTACAATCACTATTTTGGATCTTGTTCAGCAAGCTGCTAATTACAAACAACTCAAAAAGGGTGCCAatgaag CTACGAAGACCCTGAACAGGGGCATTTCTGAATTTGTAGTGATGGCCGCAGATGCTGAACCTCTTGaaattcttcttcatcttcccctTCTTGCCGAAGATAAG AATGTTCCCTATGTTTTCGTCCCTTCGAAACAAGCATTGGGGAGAGCATGTGGAGTTACAAGACCGGTGATTTCATGTTCTGTGACTAGTAATGAAGGAAGTCAACTGAGATCCCAAATCCAGCAGCTTAAG GATGCCATTGAGAAGCTCTTGATCTAA
- the LOC122600311 gene encoding NHP2-like protein 1 isoform X1 has translation MQTGEAVNPKAYPLADAQLTITILDLVQQAANYKQLKKGANEATKTLNRGISEFVVMAADAEPLEILLHLPLLAEDKNVPYVFVPSKQALGRACGVTRPVISCSVTSNEGSQLRSQIQQLKDAIEKLLI, from the exons ATGCAGACAGGAGAAGCAGTAAACCCAAAAGCATACCCATTAGCAGATGCTCAGCTTACAATCACTATTTTGGATCTTGTTCAGCAAGCTGCTAATTACAAACAACTCAAAAAGGGTGCCAatgaag CTACGAAGACCCTGAACAGGGGCATTTCTGAATTTGTAGTGATGGCCGCAGATGCTGAACCTCTTGaaattcttcttcatcttcccctTCTTGCCGAAGATAAG AATGTTCCCTATGTTTTCGTCCCTTCGAAACAAGCATTGGGGAGAGCATGTGGAGTTACAAGACCGGTGATTTCATGTTCTGTGACTAGTAATGAAGGAAGTCAACTGAGATCCCAAATCCAGCAGCTTAAG GATGCCATTGAGAAGCTCTTGATCTAA